Part of the Echeneis naucrates chromosome 1, fEcheNa1.1, whole genome shotgun sequence genome, tttatgatgattttttttttttttttgaagcaaaCATAAAATTAACATTCATCAACATTAATCTGCTGCCTCCTGTACCTTGAgatccttttatttttttgcaagtGTGAGcagatatttaattttatttgtgcaaTGTTCCTGTTAGGAGTTAGGAGTAAACAGTATGACCAGCAAAAAGCAAGGGAAAGCTTTATTCAAAACACTGCAATCTGTGTCATTTGGGTCACTGTTAATCTATTGGAGAGCTTTAAACTCATCTTAAATCTCGAATAAAATTTGTATCTGATCTAAACTGTATGTTACAACGGAGCAgttgcatatttaaaaaatatttccactACTGCATGTTCTGTGTTTCTATTTCGGCAGCTTGTGAATCAGCGGTGACTCTGCTCTTTGATTCTGTCATGCACTTGGGATGTAAACCATACCTGGACAGCCAGAGAgagtcctgtgtgtgtcagtatgaaGTGAAGAGAGAACTGTGACGCCATGACAGCAACAAGACTGACAGAGAAAGCAGGTTAAAAGCGCAACattgactaaaaaaaaaaaaaaatcttcagatTTTCTCAGGGATAGAATGTGGTTAAATGGGTTAGGTTGAATGTGAAACCTAAAACCTAAGCTTGGTTTTACAGTGGACTTAATATCTTTCGTGTGCAGttgattatttatgtattataatgtttttgtcttgtggTGGAATGGAAACATGGTATTTAGTGTTTTGAATACATGGGTATGACCCAATCTGTAAAGTCACACTGTATATTTTGTCCATATGCTGCAATAATATatgaatgtgtatgtatatCAGTGACAAGATAATATTTTCAggcatttgtcttttttcttcgAAGGATTACTTCCAGAAATCAATGAGTGCTTTTAAACTTAGCGCAATGCATTAACTTTTCCCTATAATTGGCTCTGAACTTTTATAGCAATATAAATTGAAAACTGTAAGGAAGTAACTGTAAATTAaagcattatttaaaatgtatcctCATTTCAATCTTTCACTCACTGAAAAGCTAGGTCAATATTGTACATGACCAATTTTGCAATAAAGCACTTCTTATCTgatccatttttttctgtgtatgttttcaGACAAAGGAACACATTTGAAATACTAAAAGTTTGCACATTGAAACTCTATCttaattttattataaaaatacattgtcttgaaaacaaaaaaggttttcGAGACCCAATCAGTTAACTTAATACAAAGTGTGATCCAAATCCAAAATGCACTAATTTCAAAGAATAACCAGCTGGTATTTCCAGTTAAACAAGATTCCATGAAAAGATCGAATGTTGTAAGAAGCATGGCCTCAGCTATGACACCTGTAGTTGTAAGAAGCTAGGCAGTGATGGGGAGCCCCAGGACTGTCTCAAACCACATACTAGAATAAGCTAAAACCCCTGAGATATTCCCAGAGGATCCAAGTTGAGGCATTATAATTCACCTCCACATGCcaacattaatgtttttttgttgtgagtATAAACGTAATCAACATCCATTAAATTGTATAATTTTGCAACAACAGATTTAGTTTCTGAAGCACAAAAGGCATTTGAAGACATTTGGTAGGTCACAGGTGACACACAGGTGTAATGTTATGAAATGAGTTACTCCTCCTATAATGTGTACTTGTGTTGGCCATAAAGTCAGTCTGTGCGCAAACTGTCATAACACATAGTATGCCAACCAGAAGGCAAGAGAGCTTTATGAACAATGAAAATAGCTCAAGAATaactacatttttttcttaattttcttaaGGACATGCCAAATACAGTTTTGATTTTCAGTCAGGTTTTCTTTTGTGATCATATTAGTGGTTggtgaaagtgaaatgaagttGCGTGAAGTTGAACAAAGAATTTCTTATGTAACCTACAGTATTTTATTGAGTGTAAACCCGAATATGTacgtgtatgtgtatgtgtaagtgtaTTTTGTCTACAAACAATAACCCTTACCATTGAAGCCAACAGAGCGGGATTCATGGTATCCCACACTTAATGTGATACATATATTAAAAAGTCTATTTCAAAACAAACGTAGATATCGGTGTACCTACAGGTattggaggagaaaagaagaaaaaaattactccGAAACagatattaaatataatttcattctTTACAAAAATGTATCTGTGTCTTAAAAATCTTTTGTGTCTTAAATTGTAAGCATCATTGTCtcagattattatttattcaatcacagcacattaatattttataaaccGAAGTTACGAAGTTAtagggataaaaaaaatgtggcaaagGCGGAAGTCCTTACTGTTAGGCTTTGAGTGACAGACAAAAGACCAAATCggtttttctgtctgcctcaCGCGACCAATCATAATTTCGAGGGAGGGACTAAAAGCAGACTTTTTAATATCGTATGGACAAAGCACATTCAGTTTTCAGTGGTGTCAGTCGGAGCGGGTGCAACCTGTCAACATGTCCAACACTGCGGAGGACAGCTGCGGAGGTAACAACTTTACCAATACTTTCTCATTCAACGTCCACGTATGATCTCCTTCGTCCACCATTTTAATTAATCATTAAATGCTTTTTAATCTCCTACTCTGTTGTTACATACTGTACGTGCGGTCACGCCTTTTATACTTAAAAGTCCGTTTCTCTTCAGTTTGTCACCGAGTTTGTATGACTTACAGGACAGGTCTAAAATGTcatgaaatcattttcagtaGCAGAAAGTAATTGTTGTTCGTCTCACCTTTCCAGGAAGTACTACTCAAGACAGCAAGACAATAACAGACAAGGCGGGTGAGTCCTCGgtcattaacacacacacaccaggttgACATGGATACACGGCCCGCAGGCTTCCGTAGAAGGGTCACCCACAACTCAGTACAAAAGTTCCCGGGCGGGACTGGTCCCTCATGGGTGACAACGCACCCTTCCATAAAGTCATTGAATAGTTTGATGAGTGTGAAAATGATTTGAACCCACCTGAACACCTATGGGTGCCACTTTCCCACCACCTTTAAAATGAGAGGATCGTTTTTGGATGAAAGGAAGATTTGTAAGAAATTGTACCAAGGAGCATTGAAGGCGCACAATGCCACAATTAGATACTCTCTAAATGTCTTTCCTTTGAGTTGGCGCACTGTATTGTGAAAACCCCAaagcaaatatgaaaacaaaagtgaaagttttatttcttcGATCCAAAGTACACTCACTTTAACATCAAATTCAGATAACTCATCACCTTGTAATACTTTGATATGACTTGCCCGTAATTTGCTTTGTCATCTTGTCATTAAGTTTGGCATGGAAGCATATGTGCCTTTATTATGTGGAGTAAAAACCTTAAATATAGTGAGCAACAAAGGTGGCCCAGTTATCTAAATAGTTTTAATACAGCAACcttgaattatttattaacaTAATTAAGATTACAGTGATATAAGTTTTTTGTTGAAGTTTTTTCATCCTACAAAGGTTTTGGAAGTAGACTGGATTTATTTTGGTATTAACTTATTTTGAGGTTTCAGATAGGGTGAGATGATGCCAGAAAGGTgatgtgaaaacacagcagactagtagactctgagctgctgcttcacacacacagtctaacCTACATATCAGTGGGGTGGGGCGTGGAGGTGTCACTTTTGGCCTCTGTTCTTTACCATCTTTCGTCACCTGTCATCCAGCTATTGAGGGGAATGAGGACTCTAAGCCGACAAAACAATGGCTGCTTGACCCCGTACCAGCAGCAATGGAGCGATATGTGTACCTGTAGTTGTACTGCttaacaaagacacaaaaagctgaaaagcCCAATCATcctatttcctcttttttttttttttttttttactttttttttttttgcaaaatttgtATTAATGATCTTTTTAAAGGGCTAAAAAAGAAACCGTAATTACATGTAAAGTCGGTTATTCATGTATGTATTGTTATGTTATAGCATGCACAGAGAACCTAACGGAGACTGATGCCTTCATTAGAAGGtaaattcttgtttttgtagttatcattttaaaattttcacttttctctggTCCAGCCCTTACATAATGTCTCTATTTATGCACTCTTTCATTTCTGAATCAGCTCTTTAGCATTGGATCCTGCAGAGGAGTACAAGATGAACAACAAACGCCGAGGCCTCGCACTCATCTTTAACCAAGAGCACTTCTTCTGGCAGCTGGGGTTGTCTATTCGGCACGGGACCAATGCTGATCGCTACAACCTGGAGAAAAGGTATCGCTCTGGAGCCAGCAGCCTGACAGGGAACACTATGCTTGGCATAACTATCTGCTTATAAACAATTTTTAGGAACCTTGTTGGAATGTCTAATgattctctgttttcattttattacatGTTCAACAAATGTTTACATCTTCATTAGATTGAAAGACTTGGACTTTGAAGTGAAGGCTTATGACAACTACAAATTGAATGAAGTCATCGAAAAAATCAGTGAAGGTAAGAGTATACCTGAGTATACTATATCCTTTAGGAAGAAGCACAGTGACATTTGTAACAACTGTATCACTTAAGCTCCTTCAGTTGAAAGTTTAATGAGTACCTGATGTTCCACCAGCTGCTCAAGACAATCATTCAGACGCAGACTGCTTTTTGCTGGTCTTCCTAAGTCACGGCGAGGATGACTGTGTTTATGCCTATGATGCCAAGATTAGCATTCAGGACATCACATCCCTGTTCAAAGGAGATAAGTGCAGAAGCCTTGTAGGAAAGCCGAAGATCTTTATTTTACAggtacataaaaacaaaaactcatgtGAGTCCATCAGAATATGCAAt contains:
- the LOC115044416 gene encoding caspase-6, whose protein sequence is MSNTAEDSCGGSTTQDSKTITDKAACTENLTETDAFIRSSLALDPAEEYKMNNKRRGLALIFNQEHFFWQLGLSIRHGTNADRYNLEKRLKDLDFEVKAYDNYKLNEVIEKISEAAQDNHSDADCFLLVFLSHGEDDCVYAYDAKISIQDITSLFKGDKCRSLVGKPKIFILQACRGDKHDEPVTPCDAVDSEIKTNEVVVDASTIHTLPAGADFIMCYSVAEGYYSHRETINGSWYIQDLCELLRKYGDSLEFTELLTLINRKVSMRSVGNCNVRSAIGKKQVPCFASMLTKKLYFRPKQ